In Malaclemys terrapin pileata isolate rMalTer1 chromosome 10, rMalTer1.hap1, whole genome shotgun sequence, the following are encoded in one genomic region:
- the MAFK gene encoding transcription factor MafK isoform X2, whose amino-acid sequence MTTNPKPNKALKVKEESGENAPVLSDDELVSMSVRELNQHLRGLTKEEVIRLKQRRRTLKNRGYAASCRIKRVTQKEELERQRVELQQEVEKLARENSSMKLELDALRSKYEALQTFARTVARGPITPTKVATTSVITIVKSAEISSSSVPFSAAS is encoded by the exons ATGACGACTAATCCCAAACCGAACAAGGCATTAAAG GTAAAGGAGGAGTCAGGAGAGAACGCCCCAGTGCTGAGTGACGATGAACTCGTGTCAATGTCCGTCCGGGAGCTGAACCAGCACCTGAGAGGGCTCACGAAAGAAGAGGTCATCCGCCTGAAGCAGCGGAGGCGCACGCTCAAGAACCGGGGCTATGCTGCCAGCTGCCGCATCAAGCGTGTGACACAGAAGGAGGAGCTGGAGAGGCAGCGGGTTGAGCTGCAGCAAGAGGTGGAGAAGCTGGCCCGAGAAAACAGCAGCATGAAGCTAGAGCTGGACGCCCTGCGCTCCAAGTACGAGGCATTGCAGACCTTTGCTCGTACCGTTGCACGGGGGCCTATTACCCCGACCAAAGTCGCCACCACTAGTGTCATCACCATTGTGAAATCAGCTGAAATCTCATCCAGTTCTGTGCCATTTTCAGCAGCATCCTAG
- the TMEM184A gene encoding transmembrane protein 184A encodes MSNTTHTDLSSSTEGGVGVTSMAGSMLQTRIFPLTDSSHLSPEDDSPLRALQNYSRDGQQIFLTTSAAQVISGIFVWSALILTIHQIYMHLRNYTIPNEQRYIIRILFIVPIYAFDSWLSLLLIGSHQYYVYFNSVRDCYEAFVIYSFLSLCFEYLGGESTIMSEIRGKPIASSCLYGTCCLQGMSYSIGFLRFCKQATLQFCIVKPLMAIVTIVLQAFGKYHDGDFNIHSGYLYITIIYNFSVSMALYALFLFYFATLELLRPFEPVLKFLTIKAVIFLSFWQGMLLAILEKCGVIPEVQIIDGKEVGAGTVAAGYQNFIICIEMLFAAIALRYAFTCQVYREKKENSTANVAPMQSISSGLKETMSPQDIVQDAIHNFSPTYQQYTQQSMQEAGTKAPGQIGHPAPKADGQTSKRSKNIEKRVLMLSDDEL; translated from the exons ATGAGCAATACCACGCACACCGACCTGTCCTCTTCCACCGAGGGTGGGGTAGGTGTGACTAGCATGGCTGGCAGCATGCTGCAGACCAGGATCTTCCCTCTGACCGACTCCAGCCATCTCTCCCCTGAAGATGACTCCCCACTGAGGGCCCTCCAGAACTACTCCCGAGATGGCCAGCAAATTTTCCTGACCACTTCGGCAGCGCAGGTGATCTCCGGAATCTTTGTGTGGTCAGCACTGATTCTCACCATCCACCAG atCTACATGCACCTGAGGAACTACACCATTCCTAACGAGCAGCGCTACATCATCCGCATCCTCTTCATTGTGCCTATCTACGCCTTCGACTCCTGGCTCAGCCTCCTCCTCATTGGAAGTCACCAGTATTATGTGTACTTCAACTCTGTGCGTGACTGCTATGAAG CATTTGTAATCTACAGTTTCCTGAGTCTCTGCTTTGAGTACCTTGGAGGGGAGAGCACCATCATGTCTGAGATCCGGGGGAAGCCCATCGC GTCCAGTTGCCTTTATGGGACCTGCTGCCTGCAAGGAATGTCCTATTCCATTGGGTTCCTCCGATTCTGCAAGCAG GCGACACTGCAGTTCTGCATTGTGAAGCCCCTCATGGCGATCGTCACCATTGTCCTGCAGGCATTCGGGAAATACCATGACGGCGACTTCAA CATTCACAGCGGATACCTCTACATCACCATCATCTACAACTTCTCTGTCAGCATGGCCCTCTACGCGCTCTTCCTTTTCTACTTTGCCACCCTGGAGCTCCTGCGCCCCTTTGAGCCAGTCCTCAAGTTCCTCACCATCAAGGCCGtcatcttcctctccttctgGCAAG GGATGCTGTTGGCCATCCTGGAGAAGTGTGGGGTGATCCCTGAGGTCCAGATCATTGATGGGAAGGAGGTGGGAGCTGGGACAGTAGCTGCCGGCTACCAGAACTTCATAATCTGCATTGAAATGCTATTTGCTGCCATTGCTCTGCGCTATGCCTTTACCTGCCAGGTATACAGAGAGAAGAAGGAAAACTCAACAG CAAACGTGGCCCCAATGCAGAGCATCTCTAGTGGGCTGAAGGAGACAATGAGCCCTCAGGACATTGTCCAGGATGCCATCCACAATTTCTCCCCCACATACCAGCAGTACACCCAGCAGTCCATGCAGGAGGCGGGGACAAAAGCTCCTGGGCAGATTGGGCACCCGGCACCCAAAGCTGACGGGCAAACTAGCAAAAGAAGCAAAAACATTGAGAAAAGAGTGCTGATGCTCTCAGACGATGAACTGTAG
- the MAFK gene encoding transcription factor MafK isoform X1 has product MGHYVLNVGSVSFPIPFENLVVLFFPVAISDQFCPGDCAQVMTTNPKPNKALKVKEESGENAPVLSDDELVSMSVRELNQHLRGLTKEEVIRLKQRRRTLKNRGYAASCRIKRVTQKEELERQRVELQQEVEKLARENSSMKLELDALRSKYEALQTFARTVARGPITPTKVATTSVITIVKSAEISSSSVPFSAAS; this is encoded by the exons ATGGGTCACTATGTCTTGAATGTTGGGTCTGTTTCCTTCCCcattccctttgaaaatcttgttgTGTTGTTTTTTCCAGTTGCAATTTCTGACCAGTTCTGTCCAGGAGACTGTGCCCAGGTTATGACGACTAATCCCAAACCGAACAAGGCATTAAAG GTAAAGGAGGAGTCAGGAGAGAACGCCCCAGTGCTGAGTGACGATGAACTCGTGTCAATGTCCGTCCGGGAGCTGAACCAGCACCTGAGAGGGCTCACGAAAGAAGAGGTCATCCGCCTGAAGCAGCGGAGGCGCACGCTCAAGAACCGGGGCTATGCTGCCAGCTGCCGCATCAAGCGTGTGACACAGAAGGAGGAGCTGGAGAGGCAGCGGGTTGAGCTGCAGCAAGAGGTGGAGAAGCTGGCCCGAGAAAACAGCAGCATGAAGCTAGAGCTGGACGCCCTGCGCTCCAAGTACGAGGCATTGCAGACCTTTGCTCGTACCGTTGCACGGGGGCCTATTACCCCGACCAAAGTCGCCACCACTAGTGTCATCACCATTGTGAAATCAGCTGAAATCTCATCCAGTTCTGTGCCATTTTCAGCAGCATCCTAG
- the PSMG3 gene encoding proteasome assembly chaperone 3 yields MAAKPIVTSKQREEVVRGVPTEVVCTAFSNSILVVVTQYGKMGTLVSVDPSTIANDVSKPSLTTKVLLGTDEPLIHVCAKNLVTFVSQEAGNKPVLLALALKDKSMEGIKALQELIRSCQVW; encoded by the exons ATGGCAGCAAAACCGATTGTGACTTCGAAgcagagagaggaggtggtgaGGGGTGTCCCAACAGAGGTGGTGTGCACGGCCTTCTCCAACTCCATTCTTGTGGTGGTGACGCAGTATGGGAAGATGGGAACGCTTGTCTCTGTGGACCCCAGCACAATAGCCAATGACGTCAGCAAACCTTCACTCACCACAAAAGTGCTGCTGGGCACAGATGAG CCCCTCATCCATGTTTGTGCTAAAAACCTGGTGACATTTGTGTCTCAGGAAGCTGGGAACAAACCTGTTCTCCTGGCTCTAGCTTTGAAGGACAAGAGCATGGAAGGAATAAAAGCGCTGCAGGAGTTGATCCGAAGTTGCCAAGTGTGGTGA